The genome window tctAAACTACAGGCCCGTCCGAGAAGCATCCTTTCTGAGGAAGAGCCATAGATAAAACATTATCCAAGCCCAATTGCGGTAAAAggaacctgtccgaggagtaactcctcctcggacattacgaagtcCAGACGAAAAGCTCGCCCCAACCATTGTAGTTCATCCTCCcagcatataaaaagaataaaacccaaaatatctcatggaaagctgccaccaccacattaaatgtgccacaaccaccctcttggccgcattaattaggaaaagacccctgaacagtactaccttggccactgAAACTCACAAGGGAGTGATAGGGgagtctgatgggacaggtgctcaagtggaggcttagatgatcaacaagtgtaaggtttagatgagaatgagagagctatataatgtagtggagtccctcaaagagggGACGGAAAAATGTATTCGGAACTGAATAAATAGAACCTCCTGTTAAATATCCATCCCTGTGTTTTTGTTCCTGCAACAGTATTGTCCATGCATCATACCGAATaagctcactgaggctaagttctttgacccatcctctacaaatatttattgtgggttgcgccttgggccaaggccGGATCAATAGGGTTTGGGCcaagaaaatcgtgcaactacaaatttatttaaagataTTTACATATTGACATTGTAATGAATATAATTAGTGTTGCTtcaacaatataataataaaatatttaaattgttgtttttttgttattagtaagACTCATTCATTTGTAAAATTTGAGATATCCAAACATCattatttctctttaaaatgTAAAAGGCTACaaagcaattgttaataaagtaATTATCGAAGGACAAGCACATTACAATCATAGATAGACCAACACCAAAACCTCATTTATTACTGATTAAGTGATGGATGTAAACTTTGAGGCTAGATGAACTAGGTATAAGGATAAAGTCCCCAGCACATAGGTACCACTAGCTAACATTGAGTACTTAACAACACCAGGCTAAGATAGCCTAAGACCCCAAAACAAAGAAGCAACAACAGCACAGCAGTAGGAACTCTGGCTCATGGTCTTCGGTCTTCAAGGCAACGTATAAGCTGCAAAATAGAATTAGCAAATTTAAGAAAAGAGTGAGCAAGGAAaactatcaaacaaaaaaaaaaatggaatataaAATCTCTACCTCACTTTTAAGTATTCCACACATTAGCAAATTTACTTATTGCAGAATATTGTGTCTTTTTTTTCCAATCTAAATTTAGGttctttataaagaaaaaagaagtttgtgACAAACTGTCATTGGTAAAGTATAAAATGGAacatttaaaattgtagattGTAGTGAAACATCAACACACCTCCACACTTGTAACCAACAGGGCGATTAGCAATGTTGCACCTTTTAGGTATGGTAATTGCAACTTCTGGCTTGATTCCTGAACTCTTAGCTATATTGGAAAGCATGATGGCACAAAAGCAGCATACGTCGATATCTTTCACCACAGTGCAGCACTTATCTGAGACTTCAGCTTTCTCATCATGTGCTGCCAATGCACAGGGAGCTAGCCTCATAACCCCATTGTCAATGGATGATTTCCCACATTCACCCGCCCCAAAAACCCCAGCAATTCTTAGAATCATAAGAAACATTAGAAAGCAAATGTACTTCTTCGTGGGAGCTCCCATTTCTTCAATGTCGTGCTGTGCACAAAAGCTAATCAACTTTGCGGGCCTTTATACTGAAACAGGCAACTCAAAAGGTACTTACTTGGCGCAGTGGAGGTAGCACTAGTGGAAAATTCATCTTCTTTATTGCTACTTGCTAGTTTGCAGCACCTACTTTCTTAGCTAAGTGTTTTTACTGTGATAAGGTTATCCAAGTATTTGAAGCAAGTGAAGCGTTGTGCTTGCTTAActcttttcttatctttttattCTTGAGAAGAGGCAAACAAAATGCAATCAAGAGAAAAAGCTATTACGTGTTTCATTTTCGTTATTAACAAAGATTTGATGCAGGCCCCAACGCTTAGAGAGACCATTAGAAGACTTCTATTGTTATAAGGTAACTTCAATTAGGTGGAGTTCCGTCAAGTGAGCACTTCAATTTGCTCACATAGAATTAGTATCCTTGCTCCACCAATCAGGATGTGCAATGTGTTTGATAAAGTAATTAAGTCTCATACTAAAGAAAAGAATGGGTGATTAATATAGCACAATTGGATCCAAACCAATTGGCTTAAGCTTGTGGGTCAAGTTGTGTCacaatatgttatattaacctcTCATTTTGAGTCTCCACAAGGTGTTATCTCTCCAACACTATACTTAtgttttaaaattctattcttcttttttttttttttttggattgtgCACGATCAACCGAGTTTAATTAGGGTTATTTATACACAATTAgctcttcattttcttattaaattttagcatttaaaaattGTGAGTGTTTTTGGCGTATTTTATTTCCGGGTCTTGTGTGTCACTATTATAATCTCCTAgctattttcttaataaaactTCCTAGTCAATGTTGCCAAACCACATacacctttaattttttttttttcctacttttcTTATTTCTATTCATATAAGCCTACTATAACTAATTATACTCCCATCAAATTGGCCTCAGAATTTCCACTAtcacaaaaactaaaattcaaatttctttgaaaataattataGGATTTATGCACATGCATTGGTATGAACActgttgatacccattttcgtGACACATTTTCTACAACCCCAATTCAACCAAGCCCGACTTCCCTGTGAgctcaattcatgtattatattttattttattcttttaagtatGACCCAAGCTCATGCAACTTATTGGGGGAAATAGAGgaagtgtggtttggagggtatggATCGGTTCTTTTCGGACATTTTGCATGAGCCCAGCCCATGCgtgctaccaagtgggcaaAGGACACTGGTAGCACCTCAGGCTCATGGAATAGGtcttgtatccaaaatttccacCCCAAAATAGTTTTTATGCTCTGGGTAACTGTGGCCTAAAGTTTCTGCCCTAACCCACTTTTACCTTTAAAACATATTTGGCTCCCATTGGCCAACTCCATCTGCTAGACCTCACTTAGGTGAGCCTCCCAATGGTCTGAAATGCCTGACCAAAGGCAACCAATTAGAGCAAACCtcctttatttccaaaattatgtaaaaagcTTACAAAACTCTTCCCTAAACAAAAGCAACCCAAGCCAAAACACCAAATTGGTATCATAGGGGATAAAAGCCTCTTCCACTACTCAAAAACCAGTCAAGAGCAAAACCCTAAACTCTATATAAAACTCTCTTTTCAGCTCATAAAAAGGGAGGCCATGTTCTACCTAAAGACCTAAAACTTCAGAGCAAAAGCCCA of Quercus lobata isolate SW786 chromosome 8, ValleyOak3.0 Primary Assembly, whole genome shotgun sequence contains these proteins:
- the LOC115957960 gene encoding uncharacterized protein LOC115957960, whose translation is MGAPTKKYICFLMFLMILRIAGVFGAGECGKSSIDNGVMRLAPCALAAHDEKAEVSDKCCTVVKDIDVCCFCAIMLSNIAKSSGIKPEVAITIPKRCNIANRPVGYKCGAYTLP